The proteins below come from a single Dehalococcoidia bacterium genomic window:
- the pilM gene encoding pilus assembly protein PilM: MAVSVSSPRETPPCGAAVEAATSRPRGGVLGAFERLVDRRTVTLSVEAGAVRMVVFRGSRVVTWATAPLPAGVVRDGAVENKEALEKAVNVLLLPEGLERTRRMLLAIPGSRAMLRTIALPDIKGDVLKEAIPRLARTELPVALEDVYLFWRTLPARDGQRTLFLLGVLRGIMQSHVRALGALGLRPRLVDIRPFALAKAANRTDCLIVDIAPHGFDIVVVAGGVPVLVRSLNAPPGEASPEKQAARISEEVGRTLQFYESGERNGVSLQQASLVITGDMASEPPLEELLRKSVDLPLEPLRVPLDYPEDFPVAEYAANLGLALQSMPARIPACRFNVDLLPRELGPRPIPYKQIGVGLAMAAALSGLAPVAGYKASLDQDVARLTRLKAPLSREVTARRQALADVRSLEERIQKISAEAESLEKGYGQLVEGRGTLSAVMQVAASAAPPQVTLATAKGETGRSVTLSGTADSYETALQYLRALENTGQFKKVQVDTVSQQGDQGNVSFTFRLTTR; the protein is encoded by the coding sequence GTGGCCGTTAGCGTCAGTTCCCCCAGAGAGACCCCGCCGTGCGGGGCTGCGGTGGAGGCGGCCACAAGCCGCCCCCGCGGAGGCGTTCTCGGCGCCTTCGAAAGGCTCGTTGACCGGCGCACCGTGACGCTCAGCGTCGAGGCCGGCGCCGTGCGGATGGTCGTCTTCCGCGGCAGCCGTGTGGTCACGTGGGCGACGGCGCCCCTGCCCGCAGGAGTCGTCCGCGACGGGGCCGTTGAAAATAAAGAGGCGCTGGAGAAAGCCGTCAACGTCCTGCTCTTGCCGGAGGGCCTGGAGAGGACCAGACGCATGCTCCTGGCCATTCCGGGGAGCAGGGCCATGCTGCGGACGATAGCCCTTCCCGATATCAAAGGCGACGTCCTGAAGGAAGCCATCCCGCGCCTGGCCCGCACGGAGCTGCCCGTGGCCCTGGAGGACGTCTACCTCTTCTGGCGGACTCTCCCCGCACGCGACGGGCAGAGAACGCTGTTCCTCCTGGGCGTTCTGCGCGGGATCATGCAGAGCCACGTACGCGCCCTGGGCGCACTTGGTCTCCGGCCCAGGCTGGTGGACATCAGGCCCTTCGCGCTCGCCAAAGCCGCGAACCGGACGGATTGCCTCATCGTGGACATCGCCCCCCACGGCTTTGACATCGTGGTCGTCGCGGGAGGCGTGCCGGTCCTGGTCCGCTCCCTGAACGCGCCGCCGGGTGAGGCATCCCCGGAGAAACAGGCCGCTCGCATCTCGGAGGAGGTGGGGCGGACGCTCCAGTTCTACGAGAGCGGCGAGCGCAACGGAGTCTCCCTCCAGCAGGCGTCGCTGGTCATCACGGGGGACATGGCGTCCGAGCCTCCTCTGGAAGAGCTCCTGCGCAAGAGTGTGGACTTGCCACTGGAGCCGCTCCGTGTCCCGCTCGACTATCCGGAGGACTTCCCTGTCGCGGAGTACGCGGCGAACTTGGGGCTGGCGCTGCAGTCCATGCCCGCCAGGATTCCCGCCTGCCGGTTCAACGTGGACCTTCTGCCCAGGGAGCTGGGCCCCCGGCCCATACCTTACAAGCAGATAGGCGTCGGGCTTGCGATGGCCGCGGCTCTGAGCGGCCTTGCGCCTGTCGCGGGATACAAGGCGTCCCTGGACCAGGATGTCGCCCGTCTCACCCGCCTCAAAGCGCCACTGTCCAGAGAGGTGACCGCGCGGCGGCAGGCTCTGGCGGACGTGCGGTCACTGGAGGAGCGCATCCAGAAGATCAGCGCGGAGGCGGAGAGCCTGGAGAAGGGATACGGACAGTTGGTGGAAGGCAGGGGCACCCTCAGCGCGGTCATGCAGGTTGCGGCCAGCGCGGCGCCCCCTCAGGTGACCCTTGCAACGGCTAAAGGGGAGACGGGACGAAGCGTGACCCTGTCCGGGACGGCCGACAGCTATGAGACCGCCCTCCAGTACCTCCGCGCCCTGGAGAACACCGGCCAGTTCAAAAAGGTGCAGGTGGACACCGTGTCGCAGCAGGGCGATCAGGGAAACGTATCGTTCACCTTCCGTCTGACGACACGCTGA
- a CDS encoding type II secretion system protein gives MSHRLVREQKGFTLVELLVVVAILGVLAAVALPNVTQFITSGTTEANNTELQAVQTAMDLYMTKNKLAAVPVQAAGTADLGASTPPLYPDYIRIQTTGFAAGYKWIATGQVSPGP, from the coding sequence ATGTCACATCGTCTGGTCCGGGAACAGAAGGGCTTTACCCTGGTCGAGTTGCTGGTCGTGGTCGCCATTCTGGGCGTCCTCGCCGCCGTCGCCCTGCCGAACGTGACCCAGTTCATCACGAGCGGCACGACGGAGGCGAACAACACGGAGTTGCAGGCTGTCCAGACCGCCATGGACCTCTACATGACCAAGAACAAGCTCGCGGCGGTGCCAGTCCAGGCGGCGGGGACGGCGGACCTCGGAGCCTCAACCCCTCCGCTGTATCCGGACTACATACGCATCCAGACCACAGGGTTTGCGGCCGGCTACAAGTGGATCGCCACAGGACAGGTCTCGCCTGGACCCTAG